One stretch of Arachis duranensis cultivar V14167 chromosome 1, aradu.V14167.gnm2.J7QH, whole genome shotgun sequence DNA includes these proteins:
- the LOC107461212 gene encoding uncharacterized protein LOC107461212, whose translation MSKMSEQKQKKQQSLLSRLKRAVQKVRFLLRSTIISRTWHAASLIRRASSLGKRHLSFNDPPGLKICSSDNETDSEASASRGPGPGLQRTISYPSTDEDDIDRRAEMFIANFRKQLRMERQISLQLRYHREHSFELISP comes from the coding sequence ATGAGTAAAATGAGCGAACAGAAGCAGAAGAAGCAGCAGTCTTTGTTAAGCCGCCTTAAGAGGGCGGTGCAGAAGGTGAGGTTTCTGCTAAGATCCACCATAATCAGCCGCACATGGCATGCCGCATCCCTCATCCGCCGCGCTTCTTCACTAGGCAAAAGGCATCTTAGCTTCAATGATCCACCTGGACTGAAGATTTGTTCTTCGGATAATGAAACGGATTCGGAAGCTTCGGCTTCGCGTGGGCCTGGGCCTGGGCTTCAGAGGACTATAAGCTATCCATCCACGGATGAAGATGATATTGATAGAAGAGCAGAGATGTTCATTGCTAATTTCAGAAAGCAACTTCGTATGGAGAGGCAAATCTCCTTGCAGCTACGTTACCACAGAGAGCACAGCTTTGAGTTGATATCTCCATGA